From a region of the Bacteroidales bacterium genome:
- a CDS encoding HNH endonuclease, producing MKFALKPDNRNASDKELLDDLKKVASELNKESLTQSEYDKVGRFNSGTIKKRLGWNNALEKAGLTVAKHQNISDEELLEDLKRVANKIAPIKVTTYKYNEVGKYSSTIIDRRFGWNKALKKAGLEISNLQNISNEELFENMEEIWIKLGRPPYITECVKPFSKYSSDTYTKRFGNWRKALETFVEYINSDDDKTDKTIIEEIVQQSKQGFKHLTKRNPSNKLKIRVAMRDGNVCRICGCKLEGWNDFHFDHIIPWVKCGETTYENLQILCVDCNLLKGSLDYPEK from the coding sequence ATGAAATTTGCACTAAAACCAGATAATAGAAACGCTTCAGACAAGGAATTGTTAGATGACTTAAAGAAGGTTGCAAGCGAACTTAATAAGGAATCTCTTACCCAAAGTGAATATGATAAAGTGGGTAGATTTAATAGTGGAACTATTAAGAAAAGATTAGGTTGGAATAATGCTTTGGAAAAAGCAGGACTGACAGTTGCTAAACATCAGAACATTTCGGATGAAGAATTACTTGAAGATTTAAAAAGGGTTGCAAACAAAATTGCTCCAATAAAGGTAACCACCTATAAATATAATGAAGTAGGGAAATATTCTTCAACAATCATAGACAGACGTTTTGGTTGGAACAAAGCATTAAAAAAAGCAGGATTAGAAATATCAAATCTGCAAAATATTTCAAATGAGGAATTATTTGAAAATATGGAAGAAATATGGATTAAACTTGGGAGACCACCTTATATAACTGAGTGTGTAAAACCATTTTCAAAATATTCAAGTGATACCTATACAAAAAGATTTGGGAATTGGCGCAAAGCTCTTGAAACATTTGTTGAATACATTAACTCCGATGATGATAAAACTGACAAAACAATAATAGAAGAAATAGTTCAACAAAGCAAACAAGGTTTTAAGCACTTAACTAAAAGAAACCCTAGTAATAAATTGAAAATACGAGTAGCAATGAGAGATGGGAATGTTTGTAGAATATGCGGTTGTAAACTTGAAGGGTGGAATGACTTCCATTTTGACCACATAATACCCTGGGTTAAATGTGGCGAAACAACCTATGAAAATCTTCAAATACTTTGTGTTGACTGTAATCTTCTTAAAGGAAGTTTGGATTATCCGGAAAAATAA
- a CDS encoding HEPN domain-containing protein has product MTGNTEDLLKYRIERAHETLADARLLAEGGRWNSCVNRLYYASFYSVNALFLKNNFKTHTHNGCRSKFLFEFIKTGIISKDYGKLYTDLFDWRQEGDYADFISFDKSTVTPLLEQTENFIKEIEKHI; this is encoded by the coding sequence TGCTTAAATATAGAATTGAAAGAGCACATGAAACACTTGCAGACGCTCGTTTGTTAGCAGAAGGAGGCAGATGGAATTCATGCGTAAATAGACTATATTATGCGTCATTTTATTCTGTTAATGCATTGTTTTTGAAAAATAATTTCAAGACACACACACATAATGGATGCAGGTCTAAGTTTCTTTTTGAATTTATCAAGACAGGTATTATTTCCAAAGACTATGGAAAACTATACACAGATTTATTTGACTGGAGACAGGAAGGAGATTATGCTGACTTTATTTCATTTGATAAATCAACAGTAACTCCATTACTTGAGCAGACTGAAAATTTCATAAAAGAAATAGAGAAACATATCTAA